A single Streptomyces mirabilis DNA region contains:
- a CDS encoding DoxX family protein, with protein sequence MSETTVPVTPLAPTSTTSSSSLKTRRGARISLGALQIVLGLFYALASALPKLIAHPSAAEAFDKLGWGSTGMYLIGALELAGGLALLVPLLSSVAAVALSALMVGAFVVNVTVIHGPYVATPLILILPLALIAWARRGHTTELVRWVRRRV encoded by the coding sequence ATGTCCGAGACCACCGTCCCCGTCACCCCGCTCGCCCCCACCTCCACCACCAGCTCCTCTTCGCTGAAGACCCGCCGCGGTGCCCGGATCTCCCTGGGCGCGCTGCAGATCGTGCTCGGTCTCTTCTACGCGCTCGCGAGCGCGCTGCCCAAGCTGATCGCGCACCCGTCGGCCGCCGAGGCGTTCGACAAGCTCGGCTGGGGCAGCACGGGGATGTACCTCATCGGCGCGCTCGAACTCGCCGGAGGCCTCGCCCTGTTGGTCCCGTTGCTGTCCTCGGTGGCGGCGGTGGCGCTCAGCGCGCTGATGGTGGGCGCCTTCGTCGTGAACGTCACCGTCATCCACGGGCCGTACGTGGCGACCCCGCTCATCCTGATCCTGCCGCTCGCGCTGATCGCGTGGGCCAGGAGAGGCCACACCACCGAGCTGGTCCGGTGGGTGCGGCGACGGGTGTGA
- a CDS encoding RNA-binding S4 domain-containing protein: MASEGADVERNDEKVDEKVDEKVDKEKAVAAAEAARPAGGESVRVDSWIWSVRLVKTRSAGATACRGGHVRVNGERVKPAYALRVGDEVRLRQGIRERVVVVKRVIRKRVGAPVAVECYVDNSPPPPPREAVAPAGVRDRGAGRPTKRDRREMERLRGLGGPDSP; encoded by the coding sequence ATGGCTTCTGAGGGTGCGGACGTCGAGCGGAACGACGAGAAGGTCGACGAGAAGGTCGACGAGAAGGTCGACAAGGAGAAGGCGGTGGCCGCCGCCGAGGCCGCCCGTCCCGCGGGCGGCGAGAGCGTGCGGGTCGACAGCTGGATCTGGTCCGTACGTCTGGTCAAGACCCGCTCGGCGGGTGCGACCGCGTGCCGGGGCGGACATGTCCGGGTGAACGGGGAGCGCGTCAAGCCCGCGTACGCCCTGCGGGTCGGCGACGAGGTGCGCCTGCGGCAGGGGATCCGGGAACGGGTCGTCGTCGTGAAGCGGGTGATCCGCAAGCGGGTCGGCGCGCCCGTCGCCGTCGAGTGCTACGTCGACAACAGCCCGCCGCCCCCGCCGCGCGAGGCGGTCGCCCCGGCCGGTGTCCGCGACCGCGGAGCGGGCCGCCCGACCAAGCGCGACCGCCGCGAGATGGAACGCCTCCGGGGCCTCGGCGGCCCCGACTCGCCCTGA